The following coding sequences are from one Methyloceanibacter stevinii window:
- a CDS encoding FixH family protein, translating into MMAAAPFPRSVTGRHVLIGLVIFFGIMFVANGLLVYYAVSTFSGGDRPNPYRSGLNYNETIAEAEQQAALGWSAKANYDKSAARVTLHFTDSAAAPVTGLALSGRLARPAVDSDDRVVTFREWREGVYVSDVTLDPGNWILSVESSKQEGGSPVYRLKKRLIVADGP; encoded by the coding sequence ATGATGGCGGCCGCGCCATTCCCACGGAGCGTGACGGGCCGTCATGTGCTGATCGGCCTCGTGATCTTTTTCGGCATCATGTTCGTGGCCAACGGTTTGCTCGTCTACTACGCGGTTTCCACGTTCAGCGGGGGCGACCGCCCGAACCCGTATCGCAGCGGCCTCAACTACAACGAGACCATCGCCGAAGCGGAGCAGCAGGCCGCGTTGGGCTGGTCGGCCAAGGCTAACTACGACAAGAGTGCCGCCCGGGTCACCTTGCACTTCACCGATTCCGCTGCGGCGCCCGTCACGGGATTGGCGCTGTCCGGCAGGCTCGCCCGGCCAGCCGTTGATTCCGACGATCGCGTCGTGACATTCCGCGAATGGCGCGAAGGGGTGTACGTCTCCGATGTGACCCTCGATCCCGGCAATTGGATTCTCAGCGTGGAATCCTCGAAGCAGGAGGGCGGTTCACCGGTCTATCGCCTGAAAAAGCGATTGATCGTTGCCGACGGGCCATGA
- a CDS encoding heavy metal translocating P-type ATPase: MTEAHSAQIKESGPRAQPIQHAEPSTMTLAVEDMHCGGCLRSVERAAMRVPGVATARASLAAKRLTATYDPAATCEADVIAALDRVGFEAATLEESKEDRGDQRQKYLLRRVAVAGFAAMNIMLISIAVWSGEGGDMDPALAQMFRWLSALIALPTVIYAGEPFFVSAYSALKGRRLNMDVPISLAIILATGMSIYQTMEASEQVYFDAAVTLLFFLLVGRYLDEALRVRARGEAQNLLSLQNGIVTLVAEGGSQTKVPASALRPGDRILVAVGERVGADGVVAHGTGEVDQSLITGETMPVGVTDGAEVYAGTLNLTRSLEIEVTAADDATLLAEISRLMMAAEQGKARYRVLADRAAQIYAPAVHGLGLATFVGWLVFGASWQTALTYAIAVLIITCPCALALAVPVVQIAAASRLFKRGVMVKVPDGLERIAEVDTVVFDKTGTLTLGEPQLLDAGNVPADTLAAAASLASGSRHPFSRALVAAAEERLGSVEVARDVEETPGEGLSVKTARSEERLGSAAWCGVEGAAGQTAEVWYRRGDDEPVCFRFADRLRPDAAETVAALKARGLAVALLSGDREGVVARTAREAGIDVFVGELKPAGKISWLEDCANEGRKVLMVGDGLNDAPALAAAHASMSPATAADISQRAADFIFQGRALSPVVEAIKTGSRARTMAFQNFGVALVYNAICVPLAMAGFVTPLIAAIVMSSSSILVTLNATRLAGGPRP, encoded by the coding sequence ATGACGGAGGCTCATAGCGCCCAGATCAAAGAGTCCGGCCCGCGCGCACAGCCTATCCAGCACGCTGAACCTTCCACCATGACGCTCGCCGTCGAGGACATGCATTGCGGCGGTTGCCTGCGCTCCGTCGAACGGGCCGCCATGCGTGTTCCCGGTGTCGCGACGGCGCGAGCCTCGCTCGCCGCCAAGCGGCTGACGGCGACCTACGACCCGGCCGCCACGTGCGAGGCCGACGTCATCGCGGCGCTGGACCGTGTCGGGTTCGAAGCCGCGACCCTGGAGGAATCCAAGGAGGATCGCGGGGACCAGCGCCAGAAGTACCTGCTTCGGCGCGTCGCGGTGGCAGGCTTCGCCGCCATGAACATCATGCTCATCTCCATCGCCGTGTGGTCCGGCGAAGGGGGCGACATGGATCCGGCGCTTGCACAAATGTTCCGCTGGCTGTCCGCGCTGATTGCCTTGCCGACAGTCATCTATGCCGGCGAGCCCTTCTTCGTATCGGCCTACTCGGCGCTCAAGGGGCGCCGGCTCAACATGGATGTGCCCATCTCGCTCGCCATCATCCTGGCGACGGGCATGAGCATCTACCAGACGATGGAGGCGAGCGAGCAGGTCTATTTCGATGCTGCCGTCACATTGCTGTTCTTCCTCCTCGTCGGCCGCTATCTCGACGAAGCCTTGCGGGTCCGCGCGCGCGGCGAGGCGCAAAATCTCCTCAGCCTGCAGAACGGGATCGTCACGCTCGTGGCCGAGGGCGGGAGCCAGACCAAGGTCCCGGCCAGCGCGCTTCGGCCGGGCGACCGAATTCTCGTCGCCGTGGGCGAACGCGTCGGCGCCGATGGCGTCGTTGCGCATGGGACCGGCGAGGTCGATCAAAGCCTGATCACCGGCGAGACGATGCCCGTCGGCGTCACCGATGGGGCGGAAGTCTATGCAGGCACGCTGAACCTCACGCGCAGCCTCGAGATCGAGGTGACCGCTGCTGACGACGCCACGCTGCTCGCCGAGATCAGCCGTCTGATGATGGCAGCCGAGCAAGGGAAGGCCCGCTATCGCGTTCTGGCCGACCGGGCGGCGCAGATTTACGCGCCGGCCGTGCACGGGCTGGGCCTCGCGACATTCGTCGGTTGGCTTGTCTTCGGCGCGTCCTGGCAGACGGCGCTCACCTACGCCATCGCCGTGTTGATCATCACCTGTCCCTGCGCGCTCGCTCTCGCCGTGCCCGTGGTTCAGATCGCGGCGGCATCGCGGCTGTTCAAGCGCGGCGTCATGGTGAAGGTCCCCGATGGGCTCGAACGCATCGCCGAAGTGGATACCGTTGTCTTCGACAAGACGGGCACGCTGACGCTTGGCGAACCGCAACTACTCGATGCCGGGAACGTTCCGGCGGACACGCTTGCCGCCGCTGCGTCGCTCGCGAGCGGAAGCCGCCATCCGTTCTCTCGCGCGCTTGTCGCGGCAGCGGAGGAACGTCTCGGATCCGTCGAGGTCGCACGCGACGTCGAGGAGACGCCGGGCGAAGGTCTGTCAGTCAAGACGGCGCGTAGCGAGGAGCGACTCGGTTCGGCCGCTTGGTGCGGTGTCGAAGGCGCTGCCGGACAAACGGCTGAGGTTTGGTATCGGCGCGGGGATGACGAGCCCGTCTGCTTCCGATTTGCCGACCGGCTGCGCCCTGATGCCGCCGAGACCGTCGCGGCGCTCAAGGCGCGCGGACTTGCCGTCGCGCTTCTGTCCGGAGACCGGGAAGGGGTTGTCGCGCGCACGGCCCGCGAAGCCGGGATCGACGTCTTCGTCGGCGAACTCAAGCCGGCCGGGAAGATTTCGTGGCTCGAAGACTGCGCCAACGAGGGCCGCAAGGTCCTGATGGTAGGCGATGGGCTGAACGACGCCCCCGCGCTTGCCGCAGCCCATGCGTCCATGTCACCGGCGACCGCAGCCGATATCAGTCAACGGGCCGCCGATTTCATTTTCCAGGGGCGCGCGCTGTCGCCGGTGGTAGAGGCTATAAAGACAGGCTCCCGCGCCCGCACCATGGCATTTCAGAATTTCGGTGTGGCCCTGGTCTATAATGCGATCTGCGTACCCCTTGCGATGGCGGGTTTCGTCACGCCCTTGATCGCGGCCATCGTAATGTCGAGTTCGTCCATTCTCGTGACGCTCAATGCGACCCGGCTGGCCGGAGGACCGAGACCATGA
- the ccoS gene encoding cbb3-type cytochrome oxidase assembly protein CcoS, with translation MTALAWLVPAALFLGALGLGAFLWALRSGQFEDLDGAAYRALEDVPPDDEDASRD, from the coding sequence ATGACCGCACTTGCCTGGCTTGTTCCTGCCGCTCTCTTTCTCGGAGCCTTGGGGCTCGGGGCATTCCTCTGGGCCCTGCGCTCCGGACAGTTCGAGGACTTGGATGGCGCGGCATACCGCGCGCTCGAAGACGTGCCTCCGGATGACGAGGACGCATCGCGCGACTAG
- a CDS encoding alkane 1-monooxygenase, translated as MVSSTNEAKTRRTWGSGILAAGQYASANILLLLGSVSLLVGGWMPFAVILLIMVFGSFADELSGEDLDRLGDGARTFYNANLYLALPLMCLLAVLLAVYASTTAITDHPLQTVGVIWVVGYLFALVGATVGHELTHRQGWIPQAVAHVLLGFTFNTSFVIYHVHVHHRRVGSYDEASTARRGERLFPFLVRAVHGQYAHAASVEAERLRRKGLPVWSRHNRFIQALAAPLAIVAVVVLIGGASALLLFVLAALLGRFFHELINYVQHYGIVRADNAPIRPRHSWDCYHRLSNVLHYNLPRHSDHHMFATKPFWRLDTAEDVPMLPYGYQTMATLALVYPLWRYIMQPLLADWDTRFASDAELEIMRSRGWEITERTAEEPSIAE; from the coding sequence GTGGTTTCGTCCACCAACGAGGCGAAGACGCGCCGGACTTGGGGGTCCGGCATTCTCGCCGCCGGGCAATACGCGTCGGCAAACATTCTACTGCTACTGGGATCCGTCTCGCTGCTCGTCGGCGGCTGGATGCCGTTCGCGGTCATCCTATTGATCATGGTGTTCGGGTCCTTCGCCGATGAGCTGAGCGGCGAAGACTTGGACCGGTTGGGCGACGGCGCCCGCACCTTCTACAACGCCAATCTCTACCTGGCGCTGCCGCTCATGTGCCTGCTGGCCGTGCTGCTCGCGGTGTATGCAAGCACCACCGCCATCACCGACCACCCGCTGCAGACGGTGGGGGTGATCTGGGTTGTCGGCTATCTCTTTGCCTTGGTGGGCGCCACGGTCGGCCACGAACTCACGCACCGGCAGGGCTGGATTCCCCAAGCGGTCGCGCACGTATTGCTAGGCTTCACCTTCAACACGTCCTTCGTCATCTACCATGTCCATGTGCATCACCGCCGGGTGGGCAGCTACGACGAGGCCTCGACGGCCCGCCGCGGCGAGCGGCTCTTCCCGTTCCTGGTGCGCGCCGTCCATGGGCAGTATGCGCATGCAGCAAGCGTCGAGGCGGAGCGGCTTCGCCGCAAGGGGCTCCCCGTCTGGTCCCGCCACAACAGATTCATTCAGGCTCTGGCCGCGCCGCTTGCTATCGTCGCGGTGGTGGTGCTCATCGGAGGCGCTTCCGCGCTCCTCCTTTTCGTTCTGGCCGCGCTGCTGGGGCGGTTCTTCCACGAGTTGATCAATTACGTGCAGCATTACGGCATCGTCCGTGCCGACAATGCGCCGATACGGCCGCGCCACAGCTGGGACTGCTATCACCGGCTCTCGAACGTGCTGCATTACAATCTGCCGCGGCACTCCGATCACCACATGTTCGCGACCAAACCCTTCTGGCGTTTGGACACCGCGGAAGATGTGCCGATGCTTCCCTACGGCTATCAGACCATGGCCACGTTAGCGCTCGTCTATCCGCTCTGGCGGTACATCATGCAGCCTCTGCTTGCGGACTGGGATACGCGCTTCGCGAGCGACGCCGAGCTCGAGATCATGCGGTCCCGGGGCTGGGAAATCACCGAACGGACGGCCGAGGAACCGTCAATCGCAGAGTGA
- a CDS encoding SDR family oxidoreductase — translation MRTVLITGTSTGIGQITAKVLVSKGWHVFATMRNLDKKGPLEKMVRQADGPGRVTFVALDVTDPASIEAAVTDILSQTGGTLDAVVHNAGVAIAGAHEDLPDAEIRRVMETNFFGVLGLTRALLPTFRAQKRGRIVCISSQSAFAGQPTNSIYCASKWALEGWAESIAYELDPFGIDVILVEPGPYKTEIWEATERVTPPGGPYTNWVRLVMRGADAHAAKNARDPKEVADVVANALETPHPKFRYPVGFFAKLDFFLRGKVPSRFIRRGTTRYLGIPRTR, via the coding sequence ATGCGAACGGTACTGATCACAGGGACGTCTACGGGCATTGGTCAGATCACGGCCAAGGTCTTGGTATCAAAGGGCTGGCACGTCTTTGCCACCATGCGGAACCTCGACAAGAAGGGACCGCTGGAGAAGATGGTGAGGCAGGCCGACGGTCCCGGCCGCGTGACGTTCGTGGCGCTCGACGTGACCGATCCGGCCTCGATCGAGGCCGCAGTGACGGACATTTTGTCCCAGACCGGCGGCACGCTCGACGCGGTCGTGCACAATGCGGGGGTCGCGATCGCCGGGGCTCATGAAGACCTGCCCGACGCCGAAATCCGGCGTGTCATGGAAACGAACTTCTTCGGCGTCCTCGGACTGACCCGCGCGCTCTTGCCGACGTTCCGCGCTCAGAAGCGCGGCCGCATCGTCTGTATCTCCAGCCAGTCGGCTTTTGCCGGTCAGCCCACCAACTCGATCTATTGCGCGTCGAAATGGGCCTTGGAGGGCTGGGCCGAGTCAATCGCCTACGAACTGGACCCGTTCGGCATCGATGTCATCCTTGTCGAGCCCGGCCCCTACAAGACCGAGATCTGGGAGGCCACCGAGCGGGTCACGCCGCCTGGCGGCCCCTATACCAACTGGGTGCGGCTGGTGATGCGCGGCGCCGATGCGCATGCAGCCAAGAATGCACGTGATCCCAAGGAAGTCGCGGACGTCGTGGCCAACGCGCTGGAGACGCCGCATCCGAAATTTCGGTATCCAGTCGGCTTTTTCGCGAAGCTCGATTTCTTCCTGCGCGGCAAAGTACCGAGCCGTTTCATTCGGCGCGGCACTACGCGCTATCTCGGTATTCCGCGCACGCGCTGA
- a CDS encoding efflux RND transporter permease subunit has product MPLGRSGIRPARSPQRAFPRQPARPSDRHGIRDAVQHQGSRGASRSSRQSAEDRRRHRRAVHVHRRHGARGRGRRVPAGLPEDLSKLQDNDAARKEITSHPLVKGKLLDDDWTIAVFALTLEQLAQDTEGQAAERALVAEIGKTTQETLAGTNVTARLTGLAVIRDEILSGLSSDQQMFGLVAVGLGIIVCWIFLRSIPLIIIAVVPAILAVAWLRGGMWLFGQDINLLTGIAPTIILVIVLSNCLHLLFSIRRGLERGDPLEEAIEGSVRRVGPACVLTSLTTALAMSSLIWMPHSFIAHFGITTASGTAMSLILTLLMVPALSVLLLRGFAKKVQGKTQKTDLFRKGIDGLCEKAADAVTSFPRAIALIGLVLTAGGLWLHFLNEPQYSYANNMPPQSTALKAIQAYDSKLAGASTLEVLLYFPKKHALKSYKTIEIIRQVHKVLDDEPAFGAVTSLHTVEEWLGGGEVGEDRLIGFLEAKNTRDFAASFVALDENAIRISAQFHAMTSDEMTPILDKVERKMRRIEAKNPGLEIAVTGIVPVSSAASHEMIKQLNISLITAIGLILVLIGVGMRSLRAGLASVLPNLFPIAMGGAYLHLVEGGLEFTSLVAFAVGFGIAVDATIHYLTRYRLERASLDSVAAALRKTTMDVGPVVIMATVLIAGGIGTTMLSKLPTVALYGTIVVIVLTSAVIGALLFLPAVMSTMERYWPSREKREATAASDETEEPEAKSA; this is encoded by the coding sequence ATTCCGCTCGGACGATCCGGCATTCGTCCAGCTCGATCTCCTCAACGAGCGTTTCCCCGCCAGCCAGCCCGACCTTCAGATCGTCACGGAATCCGAGACGCCGTTCAACACCAAGGATCTCGAGGCGCTTCGCGCTCTTCGCGACAATCTGCTGAAGATCGACGGCGTCACCGGCGTGCTGTCCATGTTCACCGCCGTCACGGCGCCCGAGGACGAGGACGCCGAGTCCCTGCCGGTCTTCCCGAAGACCTCTCGAAACTCCAAGACAACGACGCCGCGCGAAAAGAGATAACCAGTCACCCGCTGGTGAAGGGCAAGCTCTTGGACGACGACTGGACCATCGCGGTCTTCGCGCTCACGCTGGAGCAATTGGCGCAGGACACCGAGGGACAGGCGGCCGAACGCGCGCTTGTCGCCGAAATCGGCAAGACCACCCAAGAGACCTTGGCCGGAACCAACGTGACTGCGCGCCTGACCGGGCTTGCGGTGATCCGCGACGAAATTCTGTCCGGGCTTTCGAGCGACCAGCAAATGTTCGGCCTCGTCGCGGTCGGACTCGGGATCATCGTCTGCTGGATTTTCCTGCGCAGCATTCCTCTCATCATTATCGCCGTCGTACCCGCCATCCTTGCCGTGGCCTGGCTGCGGGGCGGCATGTGGCTGTTTGGCCAGGACATCAACCTGCTGACCGGAATTGCGCCGACGATCATCCTCGTGATCGTGTTGTCCAACTGCCTGCACTTGCTGTTCTCGATACGCCGAGGTCTCGAACGCGGCGACCCCCTGGAGGAGGCGATCGAGGGATCTGTAAGGCGTGTCGGACCGGCCTGCGTACTGACGTCCTTGACGACGGCCCTGGCGATGTCATCGCTGATCTGGATGCCGCATTCGTTCATCGCGCATTTCGGCATCACCACGGCGTCCGGTACAGCCATGTCGCTGATCCTCACGCTGCTGATGGTTCCGGCTCTGTCCGTGCTCCTCCTTCGCGGCTTCGCCAAGAAGGTCCAAGGCAAGACTCAGAAGACCGATCTTTTCCGGAAAGGCATCGACGGCCTTTGCGAAAAGGCGGCGGACGCGGTCACGTCGTTCCCACGGGCCATCGCCCTGATCGGGCTGGTGCTGACCGCAGGCGGTCTCTGGCTCCATTTCCTGAACGAGCCGCAATACAGCTATGCCAACAACATGCCGCCGCAAAGTACGGCCCTGAAGGCGATCCAGGCCTACGACAGCAAGCTCGCGGGCGCGAGCACCCTTGAAGTGCTTCTCTACTTCCCCAAGAAGCACGCTCTGAAGTCGTACAAGACAATTGAGATCATTCGGCAGGTCCATAAGGTCCTCGACGACGAGCCCGCCTTCGGTGCGGTTACCTCGCTCCATACGGTCGAGGAGTGGCTCGGCGGCGGCGAAGTGGGTGAGGACCGGCTGATCGGTTTTCTGGAAGCAAAGAACACGCGGGACTTCGCCGCGAGCTTCGTGGCTCTCGATGAGAACGCGATCCGCATCTCGGCACAGTTCCACGCCATGACGTCCGACGAGATGACGCCGATCCTCGACAAGGTCGAGCGCAAGATGCGGCGGATCGAGGCCAAGAACCCGGGACTCGAAATCGCCGTCACCGGCATCGTGCCGGTGTCGTCGGCGGCTAGCCATGAGATGATCAAGCAGCTCAATATCAGCCTGATCACGGCCATCGGGCTTATTCTCGTGCTGATCGGCGTTGGCATGCGGTCGCTGCGGGCCGGGCTTGCCAGCGTCCTGCCGAACCTGTTCCCGATCGCCATGGGCGGCGCCTATCTGCACCTCGTGGAGGGTGGCCTCGAGTTCACCAGCCTCGTCGCCTTTGCGGTCGGATTCGGCATCGCGGTCGACGCGACCATCCACTATCTCACCCGCTACCGCCTGGAGCGCGCGAGCTTGGACTCCGTGGCTGCCGCCCTCAGAAAGACCACCATGGATGTCGGCCCTGTCGTCATCATGGCCACGGTGCTCATCGCCGGCGGTATCGGCACGACGATGTTGAGCAAGCTGCCGACAGTGGCCCTCTACGGAACCATCGTTGTGATCGTGCTGACCTCTGCGGTGATCGGTGCGCTGTTGTTCCTGCCGGCCGTCATGTCGACGATGGAGCGCTACTGGCCCTCGCGCGAGAAGCGCGAAGCCACGGCAGCGTCGGATGAGACCGAAGAGCCCGAAGCGAAGTCGGCGTAA
- a CDS encoding 3-oxoacid CoA-transferase subunit A, producing MREAISAAAAAELIPDGATVLIGGFMGVGSPLRLIDALVAAGRKDLTVVANDTAMPGKAIGKLVTAGAVSKAIVSHIGLNPETQAKMISGEMEVELVPQGTLVERIRAGGVGLGGVLTATGIGTPVEEGKEKVEVNGKPYLLEMPIKGDVALLAASRADYVGNLEFSLTAHNFNPVMALAAETVIAEPVSIVPIGVIPPDAVKTPGILIDHLIERAPA from the coding sequence ATGAGAGAAGCAATTTCGGCCGCCGCCGCCGCGGAGCTGATCCCGGACGGCGCGACCGTTCTGATTGGCGGCTTCATGGGGGTCGGCTCACCCCTCCGGCTCATCGATGCTCTTGTTGCTGCGGGGCGCAAAGATCTCACCGTCGTCGCGAACGATACGGCCATGCCGGGCAAGGCGATCGGCAAACTGGTAACCGCCGGCGCCGTCTCCAAGGCGATCGTCAGCCATATCGGCCTCAACCCCGAAACCCAGGCCAAGATGATTTCCGGCGAGATGGAAGTCGAACTCGTGCCTCAAGGGACGCTGGTCGAGCGCATTCGCGCAGGCGGTGTCGGGCTTGGCGGTGTACTGACGGCCACGGGCATCGGGACGCCGGTCGAAGAGGGTAAGGAGAAGGTCGAAGTGAACGGCAAGCCTTACCTTCTCGAGATGCCCATCAAGGGTGACGTCGCTCTCCTTGCGGCGAGCCGGGCCGACTATGTGGGCAATCTGGAATTCTCGCTGACGGCCCACAATTTCAATCCTGTCATGGCCCTGGCGGCCGAGACTGTCATCGCCGAGCCGGTGAGCATTGTCCCGATCGGCGTCATCCCGCCCGATGCGGTGAAGACGCCCGGTATTCTGATCGACCATTTGATTGAGAGGGCTCCCGCATGA
- a CDS encoding 3-oxoacid CoA-transferase subunit B, whose protein sequence is MNPKERIARRVALEVKPGSLVNLGIGLPSMVANYLPEQVDVFFQAENGVIGLGARPPEGMEDPNLTDAGGGFVTAVPGAASIDSAMSFGIIRGGHLDMTVLGGLQVDERGYLANWMVPGKMVPGMGGAMDLVAGAKRVVVAMVHTAKGTPKIVPECELPLTAVRRVSLIVTEMAVIEPTEEGLVLREVASDSSVDDVIAATSAKLIVDEPPLEMKFA, encoded by the coding sequence ATGAACCCGAAGGAACGCATCGCGCGCCGCGTCGCGCTCGAGGTCAAGCCCGGCTCTCTCGTCAATCTCGGCATCGGCTTGCCGAGCATGGTCGCGAACTACCTGCCCGAGCAGGTCGATGTCTTCTTCCAGGCCGAGAACGGGGTGATCGGGCTTGGTGCCCGCCCGCCCGAAGGCATGGAAGATCCGAACCTGACGGATGCCGGCGGCGGCTTCGTCACCGCCGTCCCCGGCGCGGCATCCATCGACTCGGCCATGTCGTTCGGGATCATTCGCGGCGGCCATCTCGACATGACGGTGCTGGGCGGCCTGCAGGTCGACGAGCGCGGCTATCTCGCGAACTGGATGGTGCCCGGGAAGATGGTGCCGGGTATGGGCGGCGCCATGGATCTTGTCGCCGGCGCCAAGCGCGTGGTCGTCGCCATGGTTCACACCGCGAAGGGAACGCCCAAGATCGTGCCGGAATGCGAGTTGCCGCTCACCGCCGTCCGCCGGGTCAGTCTGATCGTGACGGAAATGGCCGTGATCGAACCGACGGAAGAGGGGCTCGTCCTGCGCGAGGTGGCTTCCGATTCCAGCGTGGACGACGTCATCGCCGCCACTTCGGCGAAGCTGATTGTCGACGAACCGCCGTTGGAAATGAAGTTCGCGTAG
- a CDS encoding zinc metallopeptidase has protein sequence MVAPGLLLGFYAQTRIKKNVTEYSQVRTTSGITGAQVARRLLDAKGLQDVAIESTPGVLSDHYDPAAKVLRLSQDVYFTPSVAAAGIAAHETGHAIQDAEDYGPMEFRTHVVPFVQFAGQIAPWLFVAGLVLQTNALTWSGVILFGASFVFALLTLPVEFDASRRAKNLLVTHGIIEGDTQIDGVDHVLDAAAWTYVAAAVSAIGVWLFYVFVLLFRGRGSAAPR, from the coding sequence TTGGTCGCACCCGGTCTCTTGCTGGGCTTCTATGCGCAGACACGGATCAAGAAGAACGTCACGGAGTATTCCCAGGTGCGGACCACCAGCGGGATCACCGGCGCGCAGGTGGCGCGGCGCCTGCTGGACGCCAAGGGGCTACAGGACGTGGCCATCGAGTCCACGCCTGGGGTCCTCAGCGATCACTACGATCCGGCCGCAAAAGTGCTGCGATTGAGTCAGGACGTCTATTTCACGCCGAGCGTCGCGGCCGCAGGGATAGCCGCACATGAAACAGGCCACGCGATCCAGGACGCCGAGGATTACGGGCCCATGGAATTCCGCACCCATGTGGTGCCCTTCGTACAATTCGCCGGGCAGATCGCGCCATGGCTGTTCGTGGCGGGTCTGGTCCTTCAGACCAACGCCCTGACCTGGAGCGGGGTCATTCTCTTCGGCGCGTCCTTCGTCTTTGCGCTGCTGACGCTACCGGTCGAGTTCGACGCCAGCCGCCGCGCGAAGAACCTGCTCGTGACGCACGGCATCATCGAGGGCGATACGCAGATCGACGGCGTCGATCACGTTCTCGATGCGGCGGCCTGGACCTATGTGGCGGCCGCCGTGTCGGCCATCGGCGTCTGGCTGTTCTACGTTTTCGTGCTGCTGTTCCGGGGGCGCGGGTCCGCGGCGCCGCGGTAG
- the serA gene encoding phosphoglycerate dehydrogenase, giving the protein MSALYSVLIADPIHASGRDILDSDARIRADVETGLDEEALIARIGDYDALIVRSKTKVTKPVIEAASRLRAVGRAGIGVDNIDIPSATERGIVVFNTPDANATTTAELSIAHLMSLSRNLPQADRAVRGGEWKPARTSGVELSGKTSGVIGFGTIGRLVAERCASLKMRVLAYDPFVAPEIMAQHGAEAADLETLLASADYVTLHCPLSDKTHHLLDAPRLTSMKPGARIINCARGGLIDEAALLDALQSGHLAGAALDVYEAEPPTGSPLLALDNIVLTPHLGASTEEAQQAVSLRIAEDMIKFLSTGAAETAVNLPRVTADQLTQTAPYQSLTYALGRLVGALCEGPISQLDVHLFGRVTELDSRPITAEALVGLLSQRMTGRVNRVNAGHLAKEQGIEVTESRTEEARDFVSLVEISAQSGGRTTTVAGTLLGGSHARLVRIDGYDVEAIPKGNFLFTRHQDRPGVVGALGSILGRENINISRMQVGVGDDPDTAIALISISASLSAAAMEEIRSLPPIEQAVGFAL; this is encoded by the coding sequence ATGAGTGCGCTCTATAGTGTCCTGATCGCCGATCCGATCCACGCTTCGGGCCGCGATATTCTCGACAGCGACGCCCGCATTCGCGCCGATGTCGAAACAGGGCTCGACGAGGAGGCATTGATCGCGCGGATCGGCGACTATGACGCCCTGATCGTCCGTTCCAAGACCAAGGTGACCAAGCCCGTTATCGAGGCGGCGAGCCGCCTGCGGGCCGTCGGCCGTGCGGGGATCGGCGTCGACAACATCGACATCCCGTCCGCCACCGAGCGAGGGATCGTCGTCTTCAATACGCCGGACGCGAATGCCACGACCACGGCGGAACTTTCCATCGCCCACCTGATGTCGCTCAGCCGCAATCTGCCGCAGGCGGACCGCGCCGTGCGAGGCGGCGAGTGGAAGCCCGCGCGTACTTCCGGCGTTGAGCTGTCGGGAAAGACCAGCGGCGTGATTGGTTTCGGGACGATCGGACGCCTTGTCGCCGAGCGATGTGCGTCCCTGAAGATGCGGGTGCTCGCCTACGACCCCTTCGTTGCGCCGGAGATCATGGCCCAGCACGGAGCTGAAGCCGCCGATCTTGAGACGCTGCTCGCATCCGCGGACTACGTCACGCTTCATTGCCCCTTGAGCGACAAGACGCATCACCTACTCGACGCGCCCCGCTTGACCTCGATGAAGCCAGGCGCCCGTATCATCAATTGCGCGCGGGGCGGCCTGATCGACGAGGCGGCGTTGCTCGATGCCCTGCAGAGCGGACACCTCGCCGGTGCCGCGCTCGATGTCTACGAAGCCGAGCCGCCAACCGGGTCTCCGCTCCTCGCGCTCGATAACATCGTTCTGACGCCGCATCTGGGCGCCTCGACGGAGGAGGCCCAGCAGGCGGTGAGCCTTCGCATCGCCGAGGACATGATCAAGTTCCTAAGCACTGGTGCCGCCGAGACAGCCGTCAATTTGCCCCGCGTTACTGCCGACCAGCTCACACAGACCGCGCCGTACCAGAGTTTGACCTATGCACTCGGCCGTCTCGTGGGAGCGCTCTGCGAAGGGCCGATCTCACAATTGGACGTGCATCTGTTCGGCCGGGTGACAGAGTTGGATTCCCGGCCCATCACCGCCGAGGCACTGGTGGGGTTGCTCAGCCAGCGCATGACCGGGCGGGTGAACCGGGTCAACGCGGGCCATCTCGCCAAGGAGCAGGGCATCGAGGTCACCGAGTCGAGAACCGAGGAGGCGCGGGATTTCGTTTCGCTGGTGGAGATTTCGGCGCAGAGCGGCGGCCGTACGACGACTGTGGCGGGAACATTGCTCGGCGGCAGCCATGCGCGGCTTGTGCGGATCGACGGTTACGACGTGGAAGCCATCCCCAAGGGGAACTTCCTCTTCACGCGCCATCAGGATCGGCCGGGCGTCGTCGGCGCACTGGGCAGCATTTTGGGTCGTGAGAACATCAACATCTCGCGCATGCAGGTGGGCGTGGGCGATGACCCCGACACCGCCATTGCGCTGATCAGCATATCGGCCTCCCTGTCGGCAGCGGCCATGGAGGAGATCCGGTCGTTGCCGCCCATCGAGCAGGCCGTTGGCTTTGCGTTGTGA